The following nucleotide sequence is from Labilithrix sp..
CTCCCCGACTTCTCCGTGGACCGCGCGCTCGAGAAGCTCGTGAAGCTCGGCGTGATCGAGATCGTCGACCCGAACGCGCCGCCGCCCGCCCCGCCCGCGCCGCCGGAGGAGAAGAAGCCCGCGTTCGACATCGGCCTCCTCGCGCCGAAGTACGATCCGCAGGAGCTCGAGGAGCCCTCCGACCTCACGCCCGAGCAGAAGAAGAAGATCCTCGACTACTTCTACCGGCTCGAAGACCTCGACTACTACATGCTCCTCGGCGTCGAGAAGGACGCGGACAAGAAGACGATCCGGCGCGCGTACAACCCCCTCGCCGCGACGTTCCACCCGGACCGCTACTTCAAGAAGGAGCTCGGCAGCTTCAAG
It contains:
- a CDS encoding DnaJ domain-containing protein, with product MAEKVPRLLPGVDIKKLKLDATDGFLLTRIDGKLAPKDLSRETGLPDFSVDRALEKLVKLGVIEIVDPNAPPPAPPAPPEEKKPAFDIGLLAPKYDPQELEEPSDLTPEQKKKILDYFYRLEDLDYYMLLGVEKDADKKTIRRAYNPLAATFHPDRYFKKELGSFKAKMTEVFTKITEAHDVLVDPDKRAEYDAYMAEVETTRGMEAMLERAMIESQQA